In the Streptomyces sp. 3214.6 genome, GACGGTGGCGCTGGTGATGACGGTGGCGGCGTAGCCGTCCCAGGCCGCCGGGCCGGTGGGCGCGTCGCCGGCGGCGACGGCCGCGATCCACTCCCGGAACTCGGTGTCGAAGGCGTCGGCGAACCGGCCCACCCAGTCCGTGAGCACCTCCGTGCTGTGCTGCCCGGCGCTGCGCACGCCGACCGCCGCGGGGTCGGGCAGCCGGACCAGGCCGTCCTCGCCGACCGCTTCGCACTGGATGTCGTAGCCGTACTGGCAGTTGACGAAGACCTCCAGGTCGATACGGACGCCCTTGGCGGTCTCGAAGAGCATGATCTGCGGGTCCTTGAGGTGCGGGTGCCGTTTGCCGGTCGCGCGCGGGGTGACGACCTGGGTGGAGACGATCTCGTCGTCCAGCAGCCAGCGCAGTACGTCGACCTCGTGGACGGCTGTGTCGAGGGCGGCCATGGCGGAGGTGTAGGACTCGGGGACGGTCGGGTTGCGGTGGGCGCAGTGCACGATGAGCGGCTCACCGATCCGGCCCGAGTCGATGACCTGCTTCAGCTGCCGGTAGCCGGTGTCGTAGCGGCGCATGAAGCCGACCTGGACCAGGCGGTGGCCGTGCGCCGTCTCGGCCTCGACGATCTTCAGACAGTCCTCGGCGGTCGTCGCGAGGGGCTTCTCGCAGAACACCGGCTTTCCGGCGGCTATCGCATCGAGCACGTGTTCGGCGTGGGTGGGGCCCCAGGAGGTGACGAGCACCGCGTCCACGTCGGCCGCCGCGATCACGGCCGCGCCATCAGGCAGCACCCGGGCGCCCACCGGCGCCGCCGCCTCCTCGGCGCGGGCGACGTCGAGGTCGGTGACCGCGGTGACCCGGGCGCCTGTGACGACGTCGGTGAGACGCCGGATGTGCTCTTTGCCGATCCAGCCGGCGCCGATGACGCCTACACGTACGGTCATGGGTGGTGGTCCTTTCGGGGTACTGCCGAGAACGGGGGAGGTCAGGAGAAGCGCGAGCGGAGTTCGGCTTCGAGGGTTTCGAGGGTTTCGAGGGTGCGGCCCCTGGTCTCGGGGACGTAGCGCTTCACGAAGGCGAGGGAGAAGACGCCCGCCGCCACGAAGAGGAAGAAGGTGTTGGAGACGGCGATCCCGTCGACCAGGGACGGAAAGACCAGGCCGATCGTGAAGTTGGACAGCCACAGCACCACCGCCGCGACGCCCATGCGGCAGTGGAGTCGCGGGTCTTGAGCGCGTGGTTCGTGTCCTCCATGCCGCCTCCTACCGGTCGAGGATCGGGCGGCGGGTACCCGTGAGTCCGCAGCCCGCGAGGTGCTCGCGGGTGCGTACGGCGATGGGCAGGGGCACCTCGGGGGCGCAGGGGTAGAGGTCCTGCTCGACGATCACGAACAACTCGACGTCCAGCTTGGCGAGTTCGGCCACGACGTCGGCGGGGTTCGGCACACCTGCGGGCGGGGAGACGCACACCCCGCGCTTGACGGCCTCGCCGAAGGAGAGGTCCTCGGCGGCGACCTGGGCCAGCACGGCGGGGTCCATCTGCTTGATGTGGACGTAGCCGACGCGTTCGCCGAAGCGGCGGATCAGGTCGAGGTTGTCGCCGCCGCCGTAGGCGACGTGTCCGGTGTCCAGGCAGAGGTTGGTGTAGCGGGAGTCCGACTCGTTGAGCAGCCGTTCGATCTCGGGCTGGGTCTGGATGTGGCTGTCGGCGTGCGGGTGGACGACGAGGCGGACGTCGTACTCGTCCAGGAGCAGCCTGCCGAGCCGGTCGGCGCTGCGGCCGAAGCCGGCCCACTGCTCGGCGGTCAGCTCGGGCGGCTCGGTGAACGCGCCGGTCTTCTCGTCCCGGTACATCGGCGGGATCAACACCAGGTGGTGCGCGCCCGCGGCCGCGGTCAGCGCGGCGACCTGGCGGACGTGGGCGAGCATCTCCTCCCAGGCCTCGGGCCGGTGCAGCGCGCCGAACGCGGTGCCGCCACAGACCCGCAGGCCACGGGAGTCGAGCTCCTCCTTCAGCCGCTGCGGCTCGGTCGGGAGGTAGCCGTACGGGCCGAGCTCCAGCCACTGGTAGCCGGCCTCGGCCAGCTCGTCGAGGAAGCGGGTGTGCGACACCTGGTGTTCGTCCTCGGGGAACCAGACGCCCCAGGAGTCGGGGGCGGAGCCCAGGCACAGGTTGCCGACGGTGGTGCGGAGCGGGGTTGGCACCGTTGCCATGACGTGTCCTTTTGCGGGGAGGGACAGGGGCCAGGAAAGTATCGCGCTCTACTAGCGCGCTCTAGTGCGAGTACGATGGCTCCTGTCCAAATGTCATGTCAATAGCCTGTTGCCGGGAGATTTCGAGAGCGCCGTTAGGGTGACGGCGTCGGAAGGCGGATTCGGCGTCGGAGGGTGGGTTCTCAGGTGGGTGCATCGGGCAGGCAGCGGCCGACGATGGCGGACGTCGCCGCGAAGGCGGGCGTCTCCCGGGCGCTCGTCTCGATCGTCTTCCGCGACCAGCCGGGAGCGAGCGAGGAGACCCGGCAGCGTGTGCTGCGGGTCGCCGACGAGATCGGCTACAGCCCCGACAGCGCGGCCCGACTGCTGGCCCGCGGCCGCAGCCGCACCCTCGGGGTGATGTTCACGGTGCACCAGATCTTCCACACGGACCTCATCGCGGGCATCTACCCCGAGGCCGAGCGCCTCGGCTACGACGTCCTGCTCTCCGCGGCCGCCCAGGGCCGCAGCGAGGCCAAGGCCGTCGAGGCCCTGCTCAGTCACCGTTGCGAGGCGCTGATCCTGCTGGCCTCCGACGCCGAAACCCCCTACCTCGACGAACTCGCGCACCGGACGGCGGCCGTTTCGGTCGGCCGGCGCGCCACCGGCGTCACCGGCGCCCCCGTGGACTTCGTGCACTCGGCCGAGGGCAAGGGTGTACGGCAGGCCATGGACCACCTCGTCGAACTCGGTCACCGCCGGATCGTGCACATCGACGGCGGGCGCGGCCCCGGCTCGGCCGAGCGGCGGCGCGCCTACCGGGCGGCGATGCGCCGGCACGGACTGGAGTCCGAGGCGCGGGTGATCCCCGGCGACCACACGGAGCAGTCCGGGATCGAGACCGGCCGACTGCTCCTGGACGAACGCGACCGGGGGCAGCCGCTGCCGACCGCGGTCCTGGCGGCCAACGACCGCAGCGCCATGGGCCTGTTGATGGCTCTGACGCGGGTCGGCGTGGACGTTCCGCGCGATCTCTCCGTCGTCGGCTACGACGACAGTCACCTCTCCCATCTGATGCCGATCGGGCTGACCACCGTCCGTCAGGACGCGGTGCTCCTGGCGGAACACGCGGTGCGGTTCGCGGTGGAGCGGCTGGAGAACCCCGAACTGGCGCCGCGGGAAGCGGTGTTGGAGCCGAAACTGGTGGTGCGCGCCTCCAGCGGCCCGCCGCCGCAGGGCGCGGCCTGAGCTCAGGGCCCTCGCACCTCGCTGTGCTGGTCAGGGTGGGTGGGCGGAACTGGGCCCGATCGCAGGCGCGCGGTGACAAGACGTTCGGGCGGGCGGGGTCAGGCGGGCTGCCACAGCTCGACGCGGTTGCCCTCGGGATCCGTGACCCAGCCGAACCGGCCGACGCCCTCCATCTCCTGGGTCTCCCGGGCGACGTCCGCTCCCTTGTCGCGCAACTGCGCGAGCATCGCATCCAGGTCGCGGACCCGGAAATTGAGCATGGTCCGCTGGGCGTGGGACCCGAAGTAGTCGGTCTCGGACTCGAACGTCGCGAACACCGTCGGCCCGGCTCCCTGACGCCACAGGCCATGCTCGTCGGCGTCCAGGCCCAGGCACTCGCGATACCAGGCGCTCAGGGCCGCCGGGTCGGCGGCCCGCAGAAAATACCCACCGATTCCAAGCACACGTTCCATGCCGCCATCCTGCCAGGACGGCGCTCGGGCGGCCGGGGGAGCAGGTCATCCGGGGGTCCTTGCCGCCCGCCGGCCTCGACGCCCGAGGGGTACGGCTTCAGTCCGGGCGGGTCGGGATACGGAGTTCCACCGCATAGCCGCCGTCGGCGGTCGGCCCCGACGCGAAGGTTCCGTGCAGGAGCTCGGCGCGTTCCCCGAGGCCGACGAGCCCCTGCTGGGAGCCGGGGAGGGGAAGCGAGGGGCGGGTCGGCGGTGTGTTGGTGACGGTGACGCCGATGGTGCCGGCCTCGTGCTGGAGGTGGACGGTCGCACGGGCGCCGGGGGCGTGCTTGCGGACGTTGGTGAGGGCTTCCTGGACGGTGCGGTAGACGGCGCGCTGCGCCGGGGTGCCGACGTCCGGCGGGAGTTCGCCGGTCAGGTCCGTCGGGATGCCGCTGGTGGTCACGAGCTGGTGGAGGTCGGCGAGGGTGGGCTGCGGGGTGAGCTCGGTGGTCCGGCCGCCCGAGGCCCGCAACAGGGTGACCATGTGCCGCAGTTCGTCGAGGGTGTCGACGCTGAGGGTGCGGATGGTCCGGGCGCCCTCCCTGGTGCCCGGGTCGGTGGCGGAGACCTGGAGGGCGCCCGCCTGCACCGCGATCAGACTGACCTGGTGCGAGACCACGTCGTGCATCTCCCGGGCGAGCTGGGCGCGTTCGCGGGCCAGCACGGCCTGCGAGTGCAGCAGCCGCTCGTGCTCGCGGGCCTCTTCGATCTCCACGAGGCGACGGGCCAGGTCCCGGCGAGCCTGCACGAGTTGCCCCAGGAAGACCGGGGCCGCGGCCGTGGCCAGTGTGTAGAAGAAGTAGACGACCGTCCAGGTGCGATCAGGGGAGGAGAGATCGTCCAGCGGCCGGGGAACCGCGGAGGCGAGCGCGAACAGCACCGCGCAGACGGTGAGCAGACGACGGTCGCGGGAGCGCTCGGCCAGCGTGAACAGGGCCGCGAACGGGGCGAACACGATGTCCAGCATCAGTGCGCCAGGAAGCGTGAGCAGGAACACCGGGAGCGGGAAACGCCGGCGGAACGCCAGTGCGGCACAGCCCGCGGCTGCCACCCCCAGGGCGAACGCCGACTCATCCTCCAGGCTGAGCAGGAGGTCCGCGAGCGCGACCGCGACGACCACCGCGTCGACGACCGGGGCGGGAACCCGGGTCCACCAGGTCTGCGGCGAGGTCATCGGCCGGACTCCGGGCGCCGCCGGCCGTCGTCGAGCAGCCCGGCCCGCTGGGCGAGCAGCGCCGCCTGCACCCGGCCGGCGACGCGCAGCTTGGTGAGGATCGCGCTGACATGGTCCTTCACCGTGCCCGCGCTGAGGTGGAGGCGGCCGCCGATCTCGGCGTTGGACAGTCCCTCCGCGATCAGCACGAGGACCTCGCGTTCGCGCTCGGTGAGCCGTCCGACCCTGGTGGCCTCGATGTCGTCGTCGGCCGCCGCCCCCGGGTGGCTCTGCCACACGGCACGGGACGCCTTCGGCGACATCACCACCCCGCCCGCCACCAACGTCCGTACCAGCTGGGCTAGTTGGTCGGGCTCGGTGTCCTTCAGCAGGAAGCCGGCCGCGCCGGAGCGCAGCGCGGTCAGGATGTACTCGTCGGCGTCGAACGTCGTCAGCATCGCCACCACCGGCGGCTCGGGCAGGGCGCGCAGCTCCCGCAGCACGGTCAGCCCGTCGACGTCCGGCATCCGGATGTCGAGGAGCACGACGTCGGGCCGCTCCCGCCGTACGGTGGCGACCGCCTCGGCGCCCGCCGTGGTCGCGACGACCTCGATGTCGTCGGCCGCGCTCAGGATGAGCTTGAAGCCGGACCGCACCAGGGCCTCGTCGTCGACCACCATGACCCGGATCACGTGAGTTCCGCCTTGCTGTCGTTGCGCGGGGTCCAGGGCCGCACGTCGCTGTCGATTGTCGCGGCTTTCGACCGTAGAGCGGACCACGCCCGGTGGGTCGGCCGGGCGGGACGCTCCCGCCACTCGGGGGGAGGGTTCCAGCCGGACGGGGGAGGAGCGGGGCCGCGGCCCCGCCGGGTGGCGGGGTGGGACCGGACAGGTGCCGGATACTCCGGGTCCGTGCGGCTCACCAGCCTGGAGACATGACCCAGAACGCAGACGACACGGTGCTCACCGCGCCGATCAGCGAGCAGGCCGCCGAGCAGGCCGCCGAGCCGACCGCCGCGATGGCCACCGCGTCGGTCGCCGCCCGGGCCGGGGCTCCGGCGAGCGGTCGGTCGTCGGTGGGCCGCCTGATCGACGCCTTCCCGCGCTTCCACCGCCTGGCCCGACCGGTCGTCGCGGTCGGCACGATGTCGCTGACCGCGTACGTCTTCCACATCGTCGGCATCCGACTCCTCGGCATCGAGGAGCTGCCCGGGTCCTCGCCGCACGTGCTGCTGGGCTTCCTCGTCGCCGTCACCGTGTTCGCCGCCCTCTGGTCCCGCTTCTTCCGGCGCGGCCCCCTGGAATGGCTGCTCGGCAAGGCGACCAAGCCGGCCGGGTGGGTGCGATGAGGGCATCGCCGGGCGGCGGCCGGGAGTTCTGGTGGCTGGCCGTCGCGGTGGCCGTCGGCGTCCTGGTGGTCCTCCGCCCCGACCTGTACGCCTCCGCCACCGAACAGTTCGTCGTCGCCGTCGTCGGACACCGCTGACCGACCCGCGCCCGCCCCGGACACACCACAGGAGCAACCCCATGCTGTTCAACCCGCTGCCGAACCCGCGCCCGCGCCCCGCCGGCCCGGCCAGGATCCTGCTGACCGCCGCCGTCGCGACGAGCCTCGCCGTCGCCGGAGTGACACTCGCCGCCGCCACCGACTCCGACGCCCGCCCCGTGGGCCGGACGACCCACACGGTCGTCGTCTACGCCGACGGCGACTGCAGGGCCCGACTGGACAAGACGCAGCAGCCGTGGGAAAGCACCGGCCCGTGACGCGTGCCGCGGGCCGAAGACCTCTGCCATCACAAGACGCCGTGCTTCGGTTGGCGCCGCGCTTCGGCTGACGCCGTGCAGCGGCTGACGGTGTACAGCGGTGAGGTCTTGGCGACTCCTGGGGTGACGCCTTGGGCTGTCTCCGGCGGTTCGAGAGTCAGTGCCCCTTGCGGCCGGGGCCCTTCGCCGCCGGGTCGGTTCCGGGGCTGCGGTGTGAATGGCTTCGGTGTCCGGTGTGCGGGGCGTCGCCCCAGCAGTCGGGGGGTCCGCCTGGCCCGGGGTCCGGGGCACCGTCCCCGCCGGGCTGCGGCGGGTTGGGGTTCGGGTCCGGTGTCACGGGTGTGGGCGCCGGGGGCTCCGAGGCTTTTGGGGTGCCGTGGTCGGTCGGGGGCGAGTCGACCGGGCGAGGGGGCTCCTCGGTCGTCGCGTCACCAGGGGCCGGCGTGGGACTGTCGGCGGGGGGCGGCTGCGGCGCATCCGTTCCGGCGGTGGCCGTGGGCGCGGTGGGCGTGGCCGTGTCGGCTGTTCGTGCGGGGGGTGTTTCCCGGATGTCGGCCGCCTGCGCGAGGGGGCCGACGTCCTCGGGGGCTTCGGCCCGGACGGGGGCCTGCGAAGGCGGCGCTTCGGTCGCCTCGGTCATCGGCGCCCCGTCCGCCGGGACCTGGACCGTGGGCGCCTCGGCCACCGGAGTGCGCCGTACCGGCGCCGTGGCGGAGTCGGACCAGCCGAGCACGAGACAGACCGCGGCGGCGCCCGCCACGAGCGCGCCGGCCGTCGCCGCCAGGGGCGCCTTCGCGCCGCCGACCGTGGCATGACGCACCCCGTGCAGCACCCCGGTCCCGAGCCCGCCCGCCGCACCGGCGGACCCGGCCGCGAAGGCCAGGAGGAACTTGCCCGTGCCGCCCAGCGCGAGGACCAGCAGGGCCGGGCCGACCAGGGCGGGCAGCCGGTCGTTGGCCTGCATCAGCGAGGCGAGCAGCCCGCGGCAGTCGTCGCACGCGTCCACGTGGCCGAGCAGTCGCTCCTGCTGGCGTGCGGTCGCGGCGCCGCGGACGTACGCGGGCATCCGGGCCCAGTGGACCTGGCACGCGGGGTCCTCGGGGGCTCCGGTCTGGGCCCGCAGGAACGCCTGCCGCATGCCTTCCCGAGCCCGGTGGAGCAGGACGGCCGTCGCCCCCTCCTTGGTGCCGAGCTGCGGCCCGATCGCAGCCAGCGGCTGGCCCTCGGCCTCCGCCAGCCACAGTGCCTTCACCCAGCGTTCGGGCAACTGCCCGAGCACCCGCACCACCAGATCGACGCCGGCCACCCGCTCGGCCGGGTCCTCGCCGTGCCTGCCCGGCTCGGCCCGCTCCTCGGTCCGCGGATCCCGGGGCGTCTCGTGCGTCGCGCTCCCGGAAGCCATCGCGAGGTGCCGCACCGTCGTCCTGAGGTACGCCGGCACGTTGTCGATCTCGTGCCCCGCGGACAGCCGCCGCCACACGCGGAAGTGCGCCTCGGCGACGAGGTCCTCGGCGGTCCACGCGTTCCTGGTGAGCGAGCGGGCGTACGCGACGAGACGCGGCTGCTGTTCCTCGTAGACGCGGGCATACGCGGCGGTGGCGGAGGACGACGATGCGGGCACGGCAGTGGACCTGTCGGTCATGGAGGAACGCTCCGGTTGCCTGCTGAGGGGCGGAAGGATTTGTCAGCCTAGATGGCAAAACTTTCAACCAAAGTTGCGGGCGGATGGAGGATGTGACTCACATCACCGTCAGCCCAGGATGGCGTGATAGACGCTGCG is a window encoding:
- a CDS encoding Gfo/Idh/MocA family oxidoreductase; its protein translation is MTVRVGVIGAGWIGKEHIRRLTDVVTGARVTAVTDLDVARAEEAAAPVGARVLPDGAAVIAAADVDAVLVTSWGPTHAEHVLDAIAAGKPVFCEKPLATTAEDCLKIVEAETAHGHRLVQVGFMRRYDTGYRQLKQVIDSGRIGEPLIVHCAHRNPTVPESYTSAMAALDTAVHEVDVLRWLLDDEIVSTQVVTPRATGKRHPHLKDPQIMLFETAKGVRIDLEVFVNCQYGYDIQCEAVGEDGLVRLPDPAAVGVRSAGQHSTEVLTDWVGRFADAFDTEFREWIAAVAAGDAPTGPAAWDGYAATVITSATVDALESGRVVATDLKPRPAFYGGAA
- a CDS encoding TIM barrel protein; translated protein: MATVPTPLRTTVGNLCLGSAPDSWGVWFPEDEHQVSHTRFLDELAEAGYQWLELGPYGYLPTEPQRLKEELDSRGLRVCGGTAFGALHRPEAWEEMLAHVRQVAALTAAAGAHHLVLIPPMYRDEKTGAFTEPPELTAEQWAGFGRSADRLGRLLLDEYDVRLVVHPHADSHIQTQPEIERLLNESDSRYTNLCLDTGHVAYGGGDNLDLIRRFGERVGYVHIKQMDPAVLAQVAAEDLSFGEAVKRGVCVSPPAGVPNPADVVAELAKLDVELFVIVEQDLYPCAPEVPLPIAVRTREHLAGCGLTGTRRPILDR
- a CDS encoding LacI family DNA-binding transcriptional regulator; the encoded protein is MADVAAKAGVSRALVSIVFRDQPGASEETRQRVLRVADEIGYSPDSAARLLARGRSRTLGVMFTVHQIFHTDLIAGIYPEAERLGYDVLLSAAAQGRSEAKAVEALLSHRCEALILLASDAETPYLDELAHRTAAVSVGRRATGVTGAPVDFVHSAEGKGVRQAMDHLVELGHRRIVHIDGGRGPGSAERRRAYRAAMRRHGLESEARVIPGDHTEQSGIETGRLLLDERDRGQPLPTAVLAANDRSAMGLLMALTRVGVDVPRDLSVVGYDDSHLSHLMPIGLTTVRQDAVLLAEHAVRFAVERLENPELAPREAVLEPKLVVRASSGPPPQGAA
- a CDS encoding VOC family protein, encoding MERVLGIGGYFLRAADPAALSAWYRECLGLDADEHGLWRQGAGPTVFATFESETDYFGSHAQRTMLNFRVRDLDAMLAQLRDKGADVARETQEMEGVGRFGWVTDPEGNRVELWQPA
- a CDS encoding sensor histidine kinase, with the protein product MTSPQTWWTRVPAPVVDAVVVAVALADLLLSLEDESAFALGVAAAGCAALAFRRRFPLPVFLLTLPGALMLDIVFAPFAALFTLAERSRDRRLLTVCAVLFALASAVPRPLDDLSSPDRTWTVVYFFYTLATAAAPVFLGQLVQARRDLARRLVEIEEAREHERLLHSQAVLARERAQLAREMHDVVSHQVSLIAVQAGALQVSATDPGTREGARTIRTLSVDTLDELRHMVTLLRASGGRTTELTPQPTLADLHQLVTTSGIPTDLTGELPPDVGTPAQRAVYRTVQEALTNVRKHAPGARATVHLQHEAGTIGVTVTNTPPTRPSLPLPGSQQGLVGLGERAELLHGTFASGPTADGGYAVELRIPTRPD
- a CDS encoding response regulator, with product MVVDDEALVRSGFKLILSAADDIEVVATTAGAEAVATVRRERPDVVLLDIRMPDVDGLTVLRELRALPEPPVVAMLTTFDADEYILTALRSGAAGFLLKDTEPDQLAQLVRTLVAGGVVMSPKASRAVWQSHPGAAADDDIEATRVGRLTEREREVLVLIAEGLSNAEIGGRLHLSAGTVKDHVSAILTKLRVAGRVQAALLAQRAGLLDDGRRRPESGR
- a CDS encoding DUF418 domain-containing protein, giving the protein MTQNADDTVLTAPISEQAAEQAAEPTAAMATASVAARAGAPASGRSSVGRLIDAFPRFHRLARPVVAVGTMSLTAYVFHIVGIRLLGIEELPGSSPHVLLGFLVAVTVFAALWSRFFRRGPLEWLLGKATKPAGWVR
- a CDS encoding sigma-70 family RNA polymerase sigma factor; the encoded protein is MTDRSTAVPASSSSATAAYARVYEEQQPRLVAYARSLTRNAWTAEDLVAEAHFRVWRRLSAGHEIDNVPAYLRTTVRHLAMASGSATHETPRDPRTEERAEPGRHGEDPAERVAGVDLVVRVLGQLPERWVKALWLAEAEGQPLAAIGPQLGTKEGATAVLLHRAREGMRQAFLRAQTGAPEDPACQVHWARMPAYVRGAATARQQERLLGHVDACDDCRGLLASLMQANDRLPALVGPALLVLALGGTGKFLLAFAAGSAGAAGGLGTGVLHGVRHATVGGAKAPLAATAGALVAGAAAVCLVLGWSDSATAPVRRTPVAEAPTVQVPADGAPMTEATEAPPSQAPVRAEAPEDVGPLAQAADIRETPPARTADTATPTAPTATAGTDAPQPPPADSPTPAPGDATTEEPPRPVDSPPTDHGTPKASEPPAPTPVTPDPNPNPPQPGGDGAPDPGPGGPPDCWGDAPHTGHRSHSHRSPGTDPAAKGPGRKGH